The Ramlibacter sp. PS4R-6 nucleotide sequence AGCGCGCGGTGCTCGACGCGAGCGAGAGCGCCGCGCTCGCGCGTTCGGGCGGTGCGATGCCGCCGACGCTGCGCGTCGACCTCGAGGAGTTTTCGCATGTCTTCGATTCGCCGACGCAAAGCTGGGGCGTGGTGCGCCTGCGGGTCACGCTGATGGAGAACACGTCCGCCGGCGAGCGCCTGCTCGGCCAGCGCGTGTTCGTGCAGCGGCAGGCTGCGCCCAGCGCCGATGCGCCGGGCGGCGTGCGGGCGCTCACGGCCGCCACCGACGCGGCGGCGCAGGAGATCGCGCTTTGGCTGGCCCAGCCGCGCTGAACGCCATGGTCGAAGACGCCACCCTCGCCCCGCACCTGCGCGGCCGCGGCCTGCAGATCATCGGCGTGTGCGAGCACCTGTCGCAGCGCGAAGGCCTGCTGCAGGTCTCGCCCATCCTGCGCGACTTCACGGCGGAGGAGGCGGACCTGCTCGGCGCCAACATGCTGCTGGTGCGCGCGCGCCCGGGCCAGCTGCTGATCGCCGAAGGCGAGGCGAGCGACTGGATGATGATGCTGCTGTCGGGCACCGTGGACGTGGGCAAGCGCCCCGTCGGCGAAACCGAGGAGGCCGAGGCCACGGTGACGCGCCTGGCGGTGATCAAGGAAGGCGCGGTGATCGGCGAGATGTCCATGCTCGACGGCGAGCCGCGCTACGCCAGCTGCCGCGCC carries:
- a CDS encoding ABC-type transport auxiliary lipoprotein family protein is translated as MRARLAVLAFAASLAACSSLAPDKPVRATLYDFGVVSLAPAPAGARQSAIVLADLEAAGSLEGSSLLYRLGYANGHQLLPYAQARWAAPPPRLVRQRLREVLGRERAVLDASESAALARSGGAMPPTLRVDLEEFSHVFDSPTQSWGVVRLRVTLMENTSAGERLLGQRVFVQRQAAPSADAPGGVRALTAATDAAAQEIALWLAQPR
- a CDS encoding Crp/Fnr family transcriptional regulator, producing the protein MAGPAALNAMVEDATLAPHLRGRGLQIIGVCEHLSQREGLLQVSPILRDFTAEEADLLGANMLLVRARPGQLLIAEGEASDWMMMLLSGTVDVGKRPVGETEEAEATVTRLAVIKEGAVIGEMSMLDGEPRYASCRALSEVEAAVLTRGAVTRLIEKHPAVGAKLLVKLTQLLAQRLRNTSSKLVKVLQQQKPSGPGPETA